TCTTATAACCCATGAACTGGAGTCCTGTTGCCCTGAGAGCTATGCGATTCATCCGCATCCAATAAATTCATTTATATTTTTGGTTTGCCTTATTCCGATTTTTATTTAATCAATGGTCATTTTTCTCGCGAAATGGTTCCGTTAAGAGCAGCAAAAAACTTTGACGACAGTGTGGACCATACAGACTGGCGCATTCGTGAAGCGAGTGTCCGGCGGTGAAAGCCTCCCTATATTTCGGTTTATGGGCAATCTCCGGATGTACGTAGCGCAGCATTATGCGGAATATATCGTGGAAGAGCGTCAGGCCCGGGGGAGCCAGCAGAAGACGGGCCTCGCACAGCGTCCGCATGATGCAGTAATTTGGCTGGTAATTATACCTGCCAAAAGGAGGAAAGAAAGTCAGTTAGGGGGAGAGTGGAGAGGTTCGATATAGCCCGCTTACATGGTGGACAACAGAGTGACCATGTCGAAGAGCATTCCATGCGGACTCTGACTCTCGTTCACCACATGGGCGCCATTTCTCTGGAGTTCGCGTCGCAAGCGTCTGGACATGGCCGATGGCCGGCAGTAGAAGGTGCCATACACATCCTTGACCAGATGCGAGGCCGGGCAGCCGGCCTGCACTTGATGGGTAAAGGACTTGCGCCGGTTCTCTATGGGAATGCCTTGCGGATAGGCAAAGTAGAAAGACTGTATGGGATCCGACGGACTAAGGGGCACCACAACAGTTTGCGGTTGCAAAGCAAATTCTGTTGAGGGTggtggtggaggtggaggaggaggaggtggcgGCGGTAGTGGTGGTGCTGGTTTTACTTTTGGTTTCCCCACCCGACGCGGTATCCAATCCTCAATTGCCGCAGGTAGCTCGTAGATACTCGTAGCCTCTGCCAACCAAATCAGTCCTTTGGGTATTGTCTCTAGAATGGCCTTGGCACAATTGGCTGTAATCTTTAAGCCAAAGATAcgcatataaataaataatttattattttaaaaGCTAAACCATTTATCTTACCGTTAAAGACGAGCCCAGCTCAAAGGTGAGCCAACGTTTCTGGCGGTGCAAGATATGGGTCTTCTCATGCATGTAGGTGAAGCCTTTGCTGGACGTAGCATTGGAGCTGGGCTGGGACTCCGCGCAGACCAGAGCCAGCAGAAAGCCGGCGAGGACCAATCTCAACCAATTTCGATTTTCCATAGCGAACCCAGCGATGCCTACCGAAGAACTAAAGAAACGGACAT
This region of Drosophila miranda strain MSH22 chromosome 2, D.miranda_PacBio2.1, whole genome shotgun sequence genomic DNA includes:
- the LOC108153905 gene encoding uncharacterized protein LOC108153905, with translation MENRNWLRLVLAGFLLALVCAESQPSSNATSSKGFTYMHEKTHILHRQKRWLTFELGSSLTITANCAKAILETIPKGLIWLAEATSIYELPAAIEDWIPRRVGKPKVKPAPPLPPPPPPPPPPPPPSTEFALQPQTVVVPLSPSDPIQSFYFAYPQGIPIENRRKSFTHQVQAGCPASHLVKDVYGTFYCRPSAMSRRLRRELQRNGAHVVNESQSPHGMLFDMVTLLSTMYNYQPNYCIMRTLCEARLLLAPPGLTLFHDIFRIMLRYVHPEIAHKPKYREAFTAGHSLHECASLYGPHCRQSFLLLLTEPFREKNDH